From Fibrobacter sp. UWB4, the proteins below share one genomic window:
- the gltX gene encoding glutamate--tRNA ligase, which yields MTEKSPVRVRFAPSPTGYLHVGGARTAIYNYFFAKHMGGTFYLRIEDTDRKRYNETALHDLMRDLKWLGLQWDEGPGCEGDCGPYFQSERLDIYHREIKKLLDAGCAYHCFCTEERLQEVRAEQEKSHVPVTGYDRHCRNISREEAEARIAAGEKAVIRFKVPETGVTEFDDMIRGHISYQNELLDDLVLIKRDGFPTYHFASVVDDHYMGTTHVLRGDEWISSTPKHELLYKAFGWQPPVWCHLPVILDKNGGKLSKRKGAASVGDFRDLGYLPETLVNYLALLGWNPGDDREVMSVKEMIDCFTLERINPKSASFDEKKLQWMNGQHIHMCDDEFLKNIMVEGLKAMGVDTSAEPNERLLEIVKQLKPRAHFVQDLATMAKYFFVAPTEYDEKGAKKHFGEGSKEVATLVRDMLASIEDFKTPVIEKGFYELAERCGHKVGELVGAPRLAVSGVTAGPGLWEMFEIIGKEEVLRRMDVALPLMK from the coding sequence ATGACTGAAAAAAGTCCTGTTCGTGTACGCTTTGCTCCAAGCCCCACGGGTTACTTGCATGTGGGTGGCGCTCGCACGGCGATTTACAATTACTTCTTTGCAAAACACATGGGTGGTACGTTCTACCTGCGCATCGAGGATACTGACCGTAAGCGCTATAACGAAACTGCTCTTCACGACTTGATGCGTGACCTCAAGTGGCTTGGCCTCCAGTGGGATGAAGGTCCGGGTTGCGAAGGTGACTGCGGTCCGTATTTCCAGAGCGAACGCCTGGATATCTACCATCGCGAAATCAAGAAGCTTCTGGATGCGGGTTGCGCTTACCACTGCTTCTGCACAGAAGAACGCTTGCAGGAAGTCCGCGCCGAACAAGAAAAGTCTCACGTGCCGGTCACAGGTTACGATCGCCACTGCCGTAACATCAGCCGCGAAGAAGCCGAAGCCCGCATTGCTGCTGGTGAAAAGGCTGTTATCCGCTTCAAGGTTCCGGAAACGGGCGTCACGGAATTCGATGACATGATCCGTGGACACATCAGCTACCAGAACGAACTTTTGGATGACCTCGTGCTCATCAAGCGCGATGGCTTCCCGACTTACCACTTTGCAAGTGTTGTCGATGACCACTACATGGGAACGACTCACGTGCTCCGTGGTGATGAATGGATCAGCTCTACGCCGAAGCACGAACTTTTGTACAAGGCTTTCGGTTGGCAACCGCCTGTGTGGTGCCATTTGCCGGTGATTCTTGACAAGAACGGTGGTAAGCTTTCCAAGCGCAAGGGCGCTGCTTCTGTCGGTGACTTCCGCGACCTCGGCTACTTGCCGGAAACGCTTGTCAACTACTTAGCGCTCCTCGGCTGGAATCCAGGTGACGACCGCGAAGTGATGAGCGTCAAGGAAATGATCGACTGCTTTACGCTCGAACGCATTAACCCGAAGTCCGCAAGCTTTGACGAAAAGAAGCTCCAGTGGATGAACGGCCAGCACATCCACATGTGCGATGATGAATTCCTCAAGAACATCATGGTCGAAGGTCTCAAGGCTATGGGCGTTGATACGAGCGCTGAACCGAACGAACGCTTGCTCGAAATCGTAAAGCAGCTCAAGCCTCGTGCACACTTTGTACAGGACCTTGCTACGATGGCGAAGTACTTCTTTGTCGCTCCGACGGAATACGACGAGAAGGGGGCGAAGAAGCATTTCGGTGAAGGCTCCAAGGAAGTCGCGACGCTCGTGCGCGATATGCTTGCTTCCATCGAAGACTTCAAGACTCCGGTGATTGAGAAGGGCTTCTATGAATTGGCAGAACGCTGTGGCCACAAGGTCGGTGAACTGGTGGGCGCTCCGCGCCTCGCTGTTTCCGGTGTGACTGCGGGTCCTGGCCTCTGGGAAATGTTCGAAATTATCGGCAAGGAAGAAGTGCTCCGCCGAATGGATGTGGCTTTGCCGCTGATGAAATAG
- a CDS encoding BON domain-containing protein, producing MEEYSTYGGLDRGIPLLCVCTHCGTIHVAFSQEFAFGRKDEAHSEYAKVYGHNRIFPGDWLYFDGATRPCIVKSFFQSRDREVVVYKRNGMPDEKYEGPKIPISHEVAPEGYRLLPAQCVNTLLGDHVYHVLRKQFGVAVGVVKDDTKDKLVVKMDDGLLVFMSYPRYAENPPNDEVVSVVRKRLEILSSGLSEDITIEAGQGIVYLRGFVNSLATKRAIQTTVGEIMGLRGCVNMVRVRKNSKMTDGDLERRIWDVLDDVAHPIFKYSVKVKSGAAKVTFYYEDEVYPEELKARIESIPGIVSLNMHGTAILKKNLGKQDLCRKIMDKLASYRFLKNSFVHVTYVGKRFLVEGRVRNIIQREFALLAVAGFARSVAVGNRLRILKT from the coding sequence ATGGAAGAGTATTCGACGTATGGTGGCTTGGATCGTGGAATCCCGCTGCTTTGCGTTTGTACGCACTGCGGAACGATCCATGTCGCTTTTTCGCAGGAATTTGCTTTTGGACGTAAGGACGAAGCTCATTCCGAATATGCGAAAGTCTATGGACACAATCGAATTTTCCCGGGTGACTGGCTTTACTTTGACGGGGCGACAAGGCCATGTATTGTTAAAAGCTTTTTCCAGTCCAGAGACCGGGAAGTTGTTGTGTACAAACGGAATGGCATGCCCGATGAAAAGTATGAAGGGCCGAAGATTCCGATAAGTCATGAGGTGGCGCCTGAAGGCTACAGGCTCTTGCCGGCACAGTGTGTGAACACTTTGCTTGGAGATCATGTTTACCATGTCCTCCGCAAACAGTTTGGTGTGGCTGTTGGTGTTGTTAAGGATGATACTAAAGACAAACTTGTGGTAAAGATGGATGATGGGTTGTTGGTCTTTATGAGTTATCCGCGTTATGCGGAGAATCCGCCAAACGACGAGGTTGTTTCCGTTGTGCGTAAACGACTGGAAATTTTGTCGAGCGGACTCAGTGAAGACATCACCATCGAAGCCGGTCAAGGAATTGTTTACTTGCGCGGTTTTGTAAATAGCCTTGCAACAAAACGGGCTATTCAGACAACTGTTGGAGAAATTATGGGACTCCGTGGTTGTGTGAACATGGTCCGTGTCCGTAAAAACTCTAAGATGACCGATGGTGACTTGGAGCGGCGGATCTGGGATGTTTTGGATGATGTTGCACATCCGATTTTTAAGTACAGCGTCAAGGTGAAATCTGGCGCTGCGAAGGTGACTTTCTATTACGAGGACGAAGTCTATCCTGAAGAACTGAAGGCTCGTATTGAAAGTATTCCAGGCATAGTCTCGTTGAATATGCATGGAACTGCAATTTTAAAAAAGAATTTGGGAAAACAAGATCTTTGCCGGAAGATTATGGATAAACTTGCGTCATACCGCTTCTTGAAAAATTCTTTTGTCCATGTTACTTATGTGGGAAAGCGTTTTTTGGTCGAAGGGCGTGTACGCAATATTATTCAGAGAGAGTTTGCACTATTGGCTGTTGCAGGATTTGCGCGGTCGGTGGCGGTGGGTAACCGGTTGAGAATATTAAAAACTTAG
- a CDS encoding YafY family protein, translated as MATGYEKISKIKCKLRVPMTVAMLAEAMDCGPRTIFRHLNALEQENCGLHKFKKNGETFYVIQTEQKVDFNQKIVKQLERLKKTMNDTTPLDLKNRKLIDSVISSMQTTDPDGFKAEAITLDPNYIMDYGPFCDHKAQDCMVSKLLSAIREGFKIRIVYRSTNEGTEKETKEVCPIKLVMRVDTLYLIAADETYAETHVFKNYLVENIMSVAQTNNCAMTLREPFCVYDHYKYAFGKYVSTDDPETISLVIKSGWLKTQFNKSRFSPPAEFAEDKDGNMIVTLKLRLTPDFKTWLFGVLPDVKILKPESLKTEMLERLKNTLKEMKA; from the coding sequence ATGGCTACAGGCTATGAAAAAATAAGTAAAATCAAGTGTAAACTTCGTGTGCCGATGACGGTTGCAATGCTTGCCGAAGCTATGGATTGTGGTCCGCGAACCATATTCCGCCACTTAAACGCTTTGGAGCAGGAAAACTGTGGCTTGCATAAGTTTAAAAAAAATGGTGAGACTTTCTACGTTATTCAAACGGAACAGAAAGTTGATTTTAACCAGAAAATCGTCAAACAGCTTGAAAGGCTGAAAAAGACGATGAATGACACGACTCCGCTTGACTTGAAGAACAGAAAGCTTATTGACAGTGTCATCTCGTCGATGCAGACAACAGACCCGGATGGCTTTAAGGCAGAAGCGATTACTCTTGATCCGAACTATATCATGGATTATGGCCCGTTCTGCGACCATAAGGCTCAAGACTGTATGGTCTCAAAGCTTTTGTCTGCAATACGCGAAGGCTTTAAGATTCGCATCGTGTACAGAAGCACAAACGAAGGTACCGAAAAGGAAACGAAGGAAGTTTGCCCGATCAAGCTTGTAATGCGTGTGGATACGCTTTACTTGATTGCTGCGGATGAAACTTACGCAGAAACTCATGTTTTCAAGAATTATCTTGTTGAAAATATCATGAGTGTGGCTCAGACGAATAACTGCGCCATGACGCTTCGTGAGCCGTTCTGTGTGTATGATCATTATAAGTATGCTTTTGGCAAGTATGTTTCTACGGACGATCCAGAAACCATTTCGCTTGTTATTAAATCTGGCTGGCTCAAGACTCAGTTTAACAAGTCCCGATTCTCGCCGCCTGCAGAATTTGCCGAAGATAAAGACGGCAATATGATTGTGACATTGAAGCTTCGTTTGACTCCGGACTTTAAGACATGGCTGTTTGGAGTGCTTCCGGATGTGAAAATTTTGAAGCCGGAATCCTTGAAAACGGAAATGCTTGAACGCTTGAAAAATACTTTGAAAGAAATGAAGGCTTAG
- the queA gene encoding tRNA preQ1(34) S-adenosylmethionine ribosyltransferase-isomerase QueA, with amino-acid sequence MEYHLSDYNFEFPKELIASRTAGKGKTRILYCPKNGGERRIMKAPEIVDLFRPGDCLVVNNTKVIPARLYGETQFGGQVEVLLVQALNPSESGEARFEAKVHPGKAFQVGRELTLAGVRTFVEEVHEEDGNRVLRFEKTPSEMEEVMNREGHVPLPPYIDRPDDEDDKKAYQTIFAKYAGAVAAPTASLHFSEQMLDDLKAKGVYVAEVTLHVGPGTFQNISVEDFTQHKMHGEHYELTKENADIINKAKREGGRIVTVGTTSTRVVETIADANGFLKPQKGVTYAFFYPGYKYKLIDGLLTNFHWPKSSLILLVSAFYGRENTLDAYKMAVENKLKLFSYGDGMLIL; translated from the coding sequence ATGGAGTACCATCTTTCTGATTACAACTTTGAATTCCCGAAAGAACTGATTGCGTCCCGTACGGCGGGTAAGGGCAAAACGCGCATTTTGTATTGTCCGAAGAATGGCGGCGAACGCCGCATTATGAAGGCTCCTGAAATTGTCGATTTGTTCCGTCCGGGGGACTGCCTTGTGGTGAACAACACGAAGGTGATACCCGCTCGTCTTTATGGTGAAACTCAATTTGGTGGCCAAGTCGAAGTGCTTTTAGTCCAGGCGCTGAACCCGTCTGAATCAGGCGAGGCTCGCTTTGAAGCGAAAGTGCATCCGGGTAAGGCTTTCCAGGTTGGGCGTGAACTGACGCTTGCTGGAGTGCGTACTTTTGTGGAAGAAGTTCATGAGGAAGACGGTAATCGTGTCTTGCGCTTTGAAAAAACGCCTTCTGAAATGGAAGAGGTCATGAATAGGGAAGGCCATGTTCCACTGCCTCCTTATATTGACCGTCCCGATGATGAAGACGATAAAAAGGCGTACCAGACGATTTTTGCAAAGTATGCTGGCGCCGTGGCCGCTCCGACGGCAAGCCTCCACTTTAGCGAACAAATGCTTGATGACTTAAAGGCCAAGGGCGTCTATGTCGCTGAAGTCACGCTCCATGTGGGGCCGGGAACGTTCCAGAACATTTCTGTCGAAGATTTCACGCAGCATAAAATGCATGGCGAACATTACGAACTCACCAAGGAAAATGCAGACATCATCAACAAGGCTAAACGCGAAGGCGGCCGTATTGTGACTGTCGGCACGACGAGTACGCGCGTGGTCGAGACGATTGCCGATGCGAACGGATTCTTGAAACCGCAAAAGGGCGTGACCTATGCGTTCTTCTATCCGGGCTACAAGTACAAATTGATTGATGGACTTTTAACCAATTTCCATTGGCCAAAAAGTTCTCTCATTTTGCTTGTGTCCGCATTCTATGGCCGCGAAAACACGCTCGACGCATACAAAATGGCCGTAGAGAACAAGCTTAAATTGTTCAGCTACGGCGACGGAATGCTGATTTTGTAA
- the hpt gene encoding hypoxanthine phosphoribosyltransferase, translating into MYKLPSAPLITAREINARLDSLAQELKAFDFDVILSALTGSYMFTADLSRRIATPKLRIAFIKASSYGDSDHPSANVHISGLEGLDIKGKRVLLIDDILDTGNTMYSLVKALADYTPASITTCVLLNKESRRTVDFHADFVGFEIEDKFVVGYGLDYANTYRTYPEVWALEEA; encoded by the coding sequence ATGTACAAGCTGCCAAGCGCTCCACTCATTACAGCGCGAGAGATAAACGCGCGTCTGGACTCGCTCGCCCAAGAACTGAAGGCGTTTGATTTCGACGTGATTTTATCTGCACTGACTGGCAGCTATATGTTTACCGCCGACTTGTCCCGCCGTATCGCGACTCCGAAATTGCGCATTGCATTTATCAAGGCGTCAAGCTACGGCGATTCCGACCATCCGAGCGCGAACGTCCATATCTCGGGCCTTGAAGGTCTCGACATCAAGGGCAAGCGCGTTCTGTTGATTGACGACATTCTAGACACTGGCAACACGATGTATTCCCTCGTGAAAGCCCTCGCGGACTACACCCCCGCCTCCATCACGACTTGCGTACTGTTGAACAAGGAATCTAGACGAACGGTGGATTTCCATGCCGACTTCGTTGGTTTTGAAATTGAAGATAAATTTGTGGTAGGCTACGGTCTCGACTATGCAAACACGTACCGCACCTATCCAGAAGTATGGGCACTTGAAGAAGCATGA
- a CDS encoding DUF3536 domain-containing protein, protein MTEKNPLYFTIHGHFYQPPRENPWTGVIENQPSARPFHDWNERIASECYSPNSASRILNSKGKIVDIVNNYDFMSFNIGPTLMGWIRTNTPDTYKRIQDADKRSQERMNGHGNAIAQVYNHIIMPLASAQDKRTQIRWGIEDFKFHFGRMPEAMWLAETAINFETVVELIKAGIKYTILSPTQADKFRKFGDKKWTDCSNTNIDTTRPYRIYPRDKDGNLVCDGYLDVFFYNPWLSSAVGFEHLLRDAGTFGHRIESAWDANRSEPQLVSIGTDGESYGHHEPFGDMCAAWLYNKFAPQNNMVPVNYGWFLEKFPPKHEVELKNFYGEGCAWSCAHGVGRWYRDCGCSTGGGADWNQKWRGPLRDAFNHLKEVADNIFVREFEKISKIDPWEARNNYIQVIVAPEDESRKEQYLKETLKDYSKQEDRAKAIRLLEIQKFCLFSFTSCGWFFNDIEGLEPVQNMRYALRAMQLLKPFLPMGDNLKSEILYILARATSNEHKWNGAEVFTKYAEENVPSVIKQMAERAAIYHLELEEDYLNKDSRITATKIASRRRQTLVRTSYEDNDLGESCVTTNLVVTDQLSRVNIVVAMGEEKESALTFVENPNMTTEQLHELYPTAYVVRMSNLASDSLKRINLLSTQKHLENITKSFSGFALNHGISIDSLADPDHTLPDTMRKILTVEINARIHHAALQLLNEHNKATIEEIHELIDEATALNTHFSFGGLGHMFFHKLTLLIDEVSKKFNEETLNYITDLITVADWLKLFINKTSLENHVFSIYKQYKAEPDGKFAALKPMFQWLNFEVV, encoded by the coding sequence ATGACCGAAAAGAACCCCCTTTACTTTACCATTCACGGACATTTTTATCAGCCCCCTCGCGAAAACCCTTGGACTGGCGTTATCGAGAACCAGCCAAGCGCACGTCCGTTCCACGACTGGAACGAACGCATTGCAAGCGAGTGCTATAGCCCGAACTCCGCAAGCCGTATTTTAAATTCTAAAGGCAAAATTGTCGATATCGTAAACAACTACGATTTCATGAGCTTTAACATCGGCCCGACTCTTATGGGCTGGATCCGCACCAATACGCCCGACACCTACAAGCGCATTCAAGACGCCGACAAGCGCAGCCAGGAACGCATGAACGGGCACGGTAACGCAATTGCTCAAGTTTACAACCACATCATCATGCCGCTTGCAAGTGCGCAGGACAAGCGTACACAAATCCGCTGGGGCATTGAAGACTTCAAGTTCCATTTCGGACGCATGCCCGAAGCCATGTGGCTTGCCGAAACCGCCATCAATTTTGAGACCGTTGTTGAACTTATCAAAGCCGGCATCAAATACACCATTCTCTCGCCCACGCAAGCCGACAAGTTCCGCAAGTTTGGCGACAAGAAGTGGACCGATTGCAGCAACACGAACATCGACACGACGCGCCCGTACCGCATTTACCCACGCGACAAGGATGGCAACCTCGTCTGTGACGGTTACCTCGACGTATTCTTCTACAATCCGTGGCTTTCGAGCGCCGTCGGCTTCGAGCACTTGCTCCGCGACGCAGGAACATTCGGACACCGCATTGAAAGCGCCTGGGACGCCAATCGCAGCGAGCCTCAACTCGTAAGCATCGGCACTGACGGCGAATCTTACGGCCACCACGAACCGTTTGGCGACATGTGCGCCGCATGGCTTTACAACAAGTTCGCTCCGCAGAACAACATGGTTCCGGTAAACTACGGCTGGTTCCTCGAAAAGTTCCCGCCCAAGCACGAAGTCGAACTCAAGAATTTCTACGGCGAAGGCTGTGCATGGAGCTGTGCTCACGGAGTCGGTCGCTGGTACAGAGACTGCGGTTGCTCCACCGGAGGTGGCGCCGACTGGAACCAGAAATGGAGAGGCCCGCTCCGCGACGCCTTCAACCATCTCAAGGAAGTCGCCGACAACATCTTCGTTCGCGAATTCGAAAAGATTTCTAAGATCGATCCATGGGAAGCCCGCAACAACTACATCCAAGTGATCGTTGCGCCCGAAGACGAATCCCGCAAGGAACAATACCTCAAGGAAACGCTCAAGGATTACAGCAAGCAAGAAGACCGCGCCAAGGCCATTCGACTCCTCGAAATCCAGAAGTTCTGCCTATTCAGCTTCACGAGCTGCGGCTGGTTCTTCAACGATATCGAAGGTCTGGAACCGGTGCAGAACATGCGTTATGCACTCCGTGCGATGCAACTCTTGAAGCCGTTCCTCCCGATGGGCGACAACCTCAAGAGCGAAATTCTGTACATCCTCGCCCGTGCCACAAGTAACGAACACAAGTGGAACGGCGCCGAAGTCTTCACGAAGTACGCCGAAGAAAACGTCCCGTCCGTCATCAAGCAGATGGCAGAACGTGCAGCGATTTACCACCTCGAACTTGAAGAAGACTACCTCAACAAGGATTCCCGCATCACGGCTACAAAGATCGCGTCCCGCCGTCGCCAGACGCTTGTACGCACTTCTTACGAAGACAACGATCTCGGCGAATCTTGCGTGACCACGAACTTGGTCGTCACAGACCAGCTCAGCCGCGTAAACATCGTCGTCGCCATGGGCGAAGAAAAGGAAAGCGCTCTCACGTTCGTTGAAAATCCGAACATGACGACGGAACAGCTCCACGAACTTTACCCGACTGCATACGTTGTCCGCATGAGCAATCTCGCGAGCGATTCCTTGAAGCGCATCAACTTGCTCTCGACGCAAAAGCACCTCGAGAACATCACAAAGTCGTTCTCCGGCTTTGCTCTGAACCATGGCATTTCCATCGACAGCCTTGCCGACCCGGACCACACCTTGCCGGACACTATGCGCAAAATCCTCACGGTGGAGATCAACGCCAGAATTCATCATGCCGCATTGCAGTTGCTGAACGAACACAACAAGGCGACCATCGAAGAGATCCACGAACTCATCGACGAAGCAACAGCGCTCAACACGCACTTTAGCTTTGGCGGGCTTGGTCACATGTTCTTCCACAAGCTCACGCTCCTCATTGACGAAGTTTCCAAGAAGTTCAACGAAGAAACGCTCAACTACATCACCGACCTCATCACGGTCGCCGACTGGCTGAAGCTTTTCATCAACAAGACTTCTCTTGAAAACCACGTCTTCAGCATCTACAAGCAATACAAGGCAGAACCAGACGGAAAGTTTGCGGCCCTCAAGCCGATGTTCCAATGGTTGAACTTTGAGGTGGTCTAA